The following proteins are co-located in the Flectobacillus major DSM 103 genome:
- a CDS encoding acyl-CoA dehydrogenase family protein: MYNSKTDLVRLAAKEFAERYIRPNVMEWDEAQYFPIDLMHKMGEQGFLGVLVPEQYGGAGLGYQEYVSIIEEIAQVCGSIGLSVAAHNSLCTNHILQFGNDNQKQQYLPKLASGEWIGAWGLTEPNTGSDSARMACTAKLDGDEYVLNGSKCWITHGKSGDVVVIMARTGDIGAKNNATAFIVERGNPRLKFGKKENKLGMRASETAEVILEDCRVPISARLGQEGDGFKQAMKILDGGRISIAALSLGIAKGALAAAARYAQERQQFGQAIVNFQGISFKLADMATKVHAAELMTRQAAMLKMEGSNMTKEAAMAKYYASEIAVEVATDAVQIFGGYGYTKDFPVEKFYRDAKLCTIGEGTSEIQKIVITREVLKDF; encoded by the coding sequence ATGTACAATTCAAAAACAGATTTAGTACGCCTAGCCGCAAAAGAATTTGCAGAAAGATATATCCGTCCAAATGTAATGGAATGGGACGAAGCCCAGTATTTTCCTATCGACCTCATGCACAAAATGGGCGAACAAGGTTTTCTGGGAGTTTTGGTTCCAGAACAATATGGTGGGGCGGGTCTTGGCTACCAAGAATACGTAAGTATTATCGAAGAAATTGCCCAAGTATGTGGTTCTATTGGTCTTTCTGTGGCGGCTCATAATTCGCTTTGTACCAACCACATTTTACAGTTTGGCAACGACAACCAGAAACAGCAGTATTTACCCAAGCTAGCATCGGGCGAATGGATTGGGGCATGGGGGCTTACCGAACCCAATACAGGCTCAGATTCGGCAAGGATGGCTTGTACGGCCAAGCTAGATGGCGATGAATATGTGCTGAATGGCTCTAAATGCTGGATTACCCATGGGAAGTCTGGCGATGTGGTTGTTATTATGGCTCGTACGGGCGATATAGGAGCTAAAAATAATGCTACAGCCTTTATTGTGGAAAGAGGTAATCCTAGGCTAAAATTTGGTAAAAAAGAAAATAAATTAGGCATGCGTGCTTCCGAAACAGCCGAGGTAATTTTGGAAGACTGTCGAGTTCCTATTTCGGCAAGATTAGGACAAGAGGGCGACGGCTTTAAGCAGGCTATGAAAATATTGGATGGTGGCCGTATCTCTATTGCAGCTCTTTCGTTAGGAATTGCCAAAGGGGCTTTGGCTGCTGCTGCTCGATACGCTCAGGAACGACAACAGTTTGGTCAGGCGATTGTTAATTTTCAGGGTATAAGCTTTAAATTGGCCGATATGGCTACCAAAGTGCATGCTGCCGAACTTATGACTCGGCAGGCGGCTATGCTCAAAATGGAAGGGAGTAATATGACCAAAGAAGCTGCAATGGCTAAGTACTATGCCTCGGAAATAGCTGTAGAAGTGGCTACCGATGCTGTACAAATTTTTGGAGGGTATGGCTATACCAAAGATTTTCCCGTTGAGAAGTTTTATCGAGATGCCAAACTATGTACCATCGGTGAAGGTACTTCCGAAATCCAGAAAATCGTGATAACCCGTGAGGTTCTCAAAGATTTTTAA
- a CDS encoding outer membrane beta-barrel family protein: MKKSKRINYFIIGLLLLNSFVINAQSVTKFIIKDSLSMTPLSYSSIKVYNKKRNSTTGGISDSLGVYSYKSNKIDSLIISASYVGFHPKSVKYIASDTTYIILLSPQKEFMDEILVKGKKALLEVMPDRTRLNINKTLESGKKIAETLRKLPFVVVTGDDILIKGKSNFRIFKDGVPSNLTIRDLRNMPSIMVKSIEIIYFPSSKYEGEVEQIINIITNKDDIYNGGTMWAGTGIRSGGIFNISTLGINTSSITPLKSSNFSFSISDDKITYNTQTEQFVNKNQYNQSVNSKSRSSDFNLGYSMAFQLPKSQSISLGIDSHFEPKVENADITTAPGAELRENKVTNHIWSLNLNANYSKIWKNKSAFYFSNLLQYGNSQYELNSQNESVSFYNQNKSKTLSYINQMDYSWNTFYGIAAEVGGAFILRHYSQNLNYQTGLLNDDLNYTQSIQGGYVSLTKKYQKIFLRIGTRVENTYNKSENDTSFNALNILPRALINYTLSKTSKISLSYSRRVQRPELRFLTKFRDVSNPLSLVYGNTKLQNELYDALSLNYTLSLGATNINLSAISTWGQNRISSIRTANDSQVLLTYFNVAKSSSYGLEYSINTSLLSDKLYIFSSGSLKEYKIEGWTFQNSGWLKSINLGFTFAPSDKVSIDVFGNMLSNNVALQVSAGNSFYMDCILNYRLSNNSTLTFRTQNPIIDKVETKYNTDATGIYISSLNHYQGRTIQVSYNHSFGRTKNAASRTKEIKVSDLKKEE; the protein is encoded by the coding sequence ATGAAAAAAAGCAAACGAATTAACTACTTTATAATAGGCTTATTGCTGCTTAATTCTTTCGTCATTAACGCTCAATCAGTAACAAAGTTTATCATCAAAGATAGTTTATCAATGACTCCTTTATCGTACTCAAGCATAAAGGTTTATAATAAGAAGAGAAATAGCACTACAGGCGGGATCTCGGACTCACTTGGAGTGTATTCGTATAAATCGAATAAAATTGATAGTCTCATTATTTCTGCTAGTTATGTTGGCTTTCATCCTAAATCGGTAAAATATATCGCATCTGATACTACCTATATCATTTTACTCTCCCCTCAAAAAGAGTTTATGGATGAAATATTAGTTAAGGGAAAAAAAGCCTTACTAGAAGTTATGCCAGATAGAACAAGGTTAAATATTAACAAGACGCTAGAAAGTGGCAAAAAGATAGCCGAAACACTAAGAAAGTTACCATTCGTTGTTGTAACTGGTGATGACATATTAATAAAGGGAAAATCAAACTTTAGAATATTTAAAGATGGTGTTCCGAGTAATCTTACCATAAGAGATTTAAGAAACATGCCCTCTATAATGGTTAAGTCAATTGAAATCATCTATTTCCCATCATCAAAATACGAAGGCGAAGTAGAACAAATTATTAATATTATTACCAATAAGGATGATATTTACAATGGAGGAACCATGTGGGCTGGTACAGGTATCCGTTCTGGAGGTATTTTTAATATTAGTACTCTTGGAATAAATACATCTTCCATCACTCCCCTAAAAAGCAGTAATTTTTCTTTTAGCATTAGCGATGACAAAATTACCTATAATACACAGACAGAACAATTTGTCAATAAAAATCAGTATAATCAAAGTGTAAATTCAAAGAGTAGGTCTTCTGATTTTAACTTAGGTTATTCAATGGCTTTCCAATTACCAAAATCACAGTCTATAAGTTTGGGTATTGATTCTCATTTCGAGCCTAAAGTCGAAAATGCTGATATTACAACCGCTCCTGGTGCTGAACTAAGAGAAAATAAAGTGACAAATCATATATGGTCTTTAAATTTGAATGCCAACTATAGTAAGATTTGGAAAAATAAATCAGCTTTTTATTTCTCTAACCTCTTACAATATGGCAACTCTCAATATGAGCTAAATTCTCAAAATGAATCGGTTAGTTTTTATAACCAAAACAAAAGTAAAACACTTTCATACATAAATCAGATGGACTATAGCTGGAATACTTTTTATGGAATTGCGGCTGAAGTAGGAGGTGCTTTTATTTTAAGACACTATTCCCAAAACCTAAACTATCAAACAGGTTTATTAAACGACGACCTCAATTATACGCAGAGTATTCAGGGGGGATATGTAAGTCTTACCAAAAAATACCAAAAAATCTTTTTGAGAATTGGAACAAGGGTTGAAAATACTTACAATAAGTCAGAAAATGATACCTCTTTCAACGCATTAAATATTCTTCCGAGAGCATTGATTAATTATACATTATCAAAAACTTCTAAAATATCTCTCTCTTACAGTAGAAGAGTACAAAGACCTGAATTACGTTTTTTGACTAAATTCAGAGATGTTTCCAATCCCCTAAGTTTAGTGTACGGAAACACAAAACTTCAAAATGAGCTGTATGATGCATTAAGTCTAAATTATACCTTATCGTTAGGAGCAACCAATATAAACCTATCTGCAATATCAACATGGGGACAAAATAGAATCAGTAGTATTAGAACAGCAAATGATAGCCAAGTATTATTAACATACTTTAATGTAGCCAAATCCTCGTCTTATGGATTAGAATATAGTATTAATACAAGTCTATTATCTGACAAGCTATACATTTTTTCATCAGGCTCACTAAAAGAATACAAAATAGAAGGATGGACATTTCAGAATTCAGGATGGCTTAAAAGCATTAATTTGGGATTCACATTTGCACCATCCGATAAAGTTTCCATTGATGTTTTTGGAAACATGTTATCTAATAATGTAGCTCTTCAGGTATCAGCAGGTAATAGTTTTTATATGGATTGTATATTAAACTACAGATTATCCAATAATTCAACGCTAACATTTAGAACTCAGAATCCTATTATAGATAAAGTTGAAACTAAATATAACACTGATGCCACAGGTATTTATATTTCATCCCTAAATCACTATCAAGGTAGAACGATTCAGGTATCATATAATCATTCATTTGGTCGAACAAAAAATGCAGCTTCGAGAACCAAAGAGATAAAAGTTAGTGATTTGAAGAAAGAAGAATAA
- a CDS encoding enoyl-CoA hydratase/isomerase family protein: MNLKTSSSLDLSITAMGVARLTFSQAPTNAMPIVLLEELANTIQILGKDSNVRVIILQSGGDRTFCSGADFNELRQIQDMSAGKIFFSGFAKVINACRESSKIIIGRVQGKAVGGGVGLAAATDYCFATQWASIKLSELSIGIVPAVIEPAVSRKIGLSSFSKMALNPTEFYSAEWAFQQGLFYEVLDSIEKMDDSIEQFANQLARYNPDALLALKQILWVNTEHWEWLLHERAEISGKLVLSEFTRNALARF; the protein is encoded by the coding sequence ATGAACCTAAAAACATCTTCATCTTTAGATTTATCTATTACAGCAATGGGGGTTGCTAGACTTACCTTTTCGCAAGCCCCTACCAATGCTATGCCAATTGTACTTTTGGAAGAATTAGCAAATACTATTCAAATATTAGGCAAAGATTCAAATGTACGGGTAATAATTTTGCAAAGTGGAGGAGACAGAACTTTTTGTTCGGGGGCAGATTTTAATGAATTACGTCAAATACAGGATATGTCGGCTGGGAAAATATTTTTCAGTGGCTTTGCCAAGGTAATTAATGCTTGTCGGGAATCTTCCAAAATAATTATTGGTCGAGTACAAGGTAAAGCCGTTGGCGGTGGCGTGGGCTTAGCAGCGGCAACGGATTATTGCTTTGCTACTCAATGGGCAAGTATCAAATTGAGCGAACTTAGTATTGGAATTGTTCCTGCGGTAATAGAACCAGCAGTATCTCGAAAAATTGGACTTTCCTCATTTTCCAAAATGGCATTGAACCCTACAGAATTTTATTCGGCAGAATGGGCATTTCAACAAGGTTTATTTTATGAGGTATTGGACTCTATCGAAAAAATGGATGATTCTATTGAGCAGTTCGCCAACCAATTAGCTCGGTATAACCCCGATGCCCTGCTGGCTCTCAAACAAATTCTATGGGTCAATACCGAGCATTGGGAATGGCTACTACATGAACGAGCCGAAATAAGCGGCAAATTAGTACTAAGCGAATTTACTCGAAACGCTCTAGCTCGCTTTTAG
- a CDS encoding tetratricopeptide repeat protein, giving the protein MAKNKSVQPAKPQQLKQVVNNLKTNHEPEVTISPIEYTPRNFKILLGLIVGVVLIAYLPGFQNGFVWDDMFYIVNDEDLRKVSFDNLYLLVSKFYLGNWHPLTMLTYYLEYSLVKDTAWVYHLNNTIIHIINSIFVFKLIEKLSKNFLVGAVTAVLFAIHPLHVESVVWAAERKDVLYTLFLLISFWQYLRYTDELVDTDGQTQWNNKRLWYAFGLFLLSCFAKGMAVILPVVFLLTDYFLLNRKNIIKIGIEKIPFLIASLVFGIISIKAQSEAGANATKVINASYTFGERFFMINYGVLSYWLKMLVPVNLLAFYPYPQKPAGSIPSIYYSAFIGIALVAVIIYFWGRRNKLVWWGGLYFLIVIFPVSQVLPVGSALMADRYFYVSSIGPLLLLGLLANYLYSKASTHKAMPSIATILLLAFTFLSFRQSTKWKDTLTLFTPIYEKYPSDPMVTSNLGWYWFLEKDSEKAKFFFEETHKTTFKTADVHTALGQIYFDEKKYQLTVENFEAALKLKPEEMKNLHWMLGAAYYYTGEYDKAITESQIALDKSDNKNQFAHNIMGLALCKKGNEAEGRKYYDKAIGLDSKFADPYINISTIYNHAGNHLKEIEVLEKALKIDKKAMTAYKNLGVAYKELGRWQEAIRIWEKGAAADPKDGSFDYNIGLEYGQHGDIPKGIKAMQKAVARGDTNATAFLTQRGIPLK; this is encoded by the coding sequence ATGGCAAAGAATAAGTCTGTTCAACCCGCCAAGCCTCAACAGCTTAAGCAAGTAGTTAATAATTTAAAAACAAACCACGAACCCGAAGTTACTATTAGTCCAATTGAATATACGCCCCGCAATTTCAAAATATTGCTTGGCCTAATTGTTGGGGTGGTTTTGATAGCCTATTTACCAGGTTTTCAAAACGGCTTTGTTTGGGACGATATGTTTTATATTGTCAATGACGAAGATTTGCGAAAAGTATCTTTCGATAATCTTTACCTATTAGTAAGCAAATTTTATTTGGGCAACTGGCATCCACTTACCATGTTAACCTATTATTTAGAATATTCTTTGGTAAAAGACACAGCCTGGGTATATCACCTCAACAATACTATTATTCATATTATCAATAGCATTTTTGTGTTTAAGCTTATCGAAAAGCTCAGTAAAAACTTTTTGGTGGGAGCTGTTACTGCTGTACTTTTTGCGATTCACCCTTTGCACGTTGAGTCGGTTGTGTGGGCAGCAGAACGCAAAGACGTACTTTATACTCTTTTTCTGTTGATTTCGTTTTGGCAATATTTGCGATATACCGACGAACTAGTAGATACCGATGGGCAAACACAATGGAACAATAAACGTTTGTGGTATGCTTTTGGCCTGTTTCTATTATCATGTTTTGCCAAAGGTATGGCCGTAATTTTGCCAGTAGTATTTTTACTGACCGATTATTTTTTACTGAATCGAAAAAATATTATAAAAATCGGCATTGAGAAAATTCCATTTTTAATAGCCTCTTTGGTATTTGGTATTATTTCAATCAAGGCACAAAGCGAGGCAGGAGCTAATGCCACCAAGGTTATTAATGCGTCTTATACTTTTGGCGAACGCTTCTTTATGATTAATTATGGCGTATTGTCTTATTGGCTCAAAATGCTCGTTCCTGTCAATCTACTAGCGTTTTATCCTTATCCTCAAAAACCCGCAGGCTCTATTCCTTCTATATATTACTCGGCGTTTATAGGTATAGCCTTAGTTGCGGTTATTATTTACTTTTGGGGTCGCCGTAACAAGCTCGTTTGGTGGGGAGGGTTGTACTTCCTTATTGTTATTTTCCCTGTGTCGCAAGTATTGCCTGTTGGTAGTGCCTTAATGGCCGACCGCTATTTCTATGTGTCTTCTATAGGCCCATTATTGTTATTAGGACTCCTAGCCAACTACCTTTATTCCAAGGCTTCTACGCATAAAGCCATGCCAAGTATAGCTACAATTTTGCTATTAGCATTTACCTTTTTGTCGTTCAGGCAATCAACCAAGTGGAAAGATACCCTTACGCTTTTTACACCGATTTATGAAAAATACCCATCCGACCCAATGGTAACAAGTAACTTAGGTTGGTATTGGTTTTTAGAGAAAGACAGCGAGAAAGCAAAGTTCTTTTTTGAAGAAACGCATAAAACTACTTTTAAAACAGCCGATGTACATACTGCTTTAGGACAAATCTACTTTGACGAAAAGAAATACCAATTAACCGTCGAAAATTTTGAGGCAGCCCTAAAACTCAAGCCCGAAGAGATGAAAAATCTGCACTGGATGCTTGGAGCGGCCTATTATTATACTGGCGAATATGACAAAGCAATCACCGAAAGCCAAATAGCGTTGGATAAATCTGATAATAAAAACCAATTTGCCCATAATATCATGGGCTTGGCGTTGTGCAAAAAAGGTAATGAAGCCGAAGGTCGTAAATATTATGACAAAGCCATTGGGTTAGATAGCAAATTTGCCGACCCTTATATTAATATCAGTACCATTTATAATCATGCAGGCAACCACCTCAAAGAAATTGAGGTACTAGAAAAAGCCTTGAAGATTGATAAAAAAGCCATGACAGCCTACAAAAACTTAGGAGTAGCCTATAAAGAACTTGGACGCTGGCAAGAGGCTATCAGGATTTGGGAGAAAGGGGCTGCCGCCGACCCCAAAGACGGTAGTTTTGACTATAATATTGGTTTAGAATACGGTCAGCATGGCGATATTCCAAAGGGTATAAAAGCTATGCAAAAAGCTGTAGCCCGTGGTGATACCAATGCTACAGCCTTCTTAACTCAAAGGGGTATTCCTTTAAAATAA
- a CDS encoding PVC-type heme-binding CxxCH protein — MTLRKFLKNKLLMASASTVLIVSCAKLGKKEQAIIIREDGSKASVKAKEIREKTPIKLADGLQMHLWASDSLAPDPVAMSIDDQGRVYLIRTNRQKNSEFDIRGHRDWMTESIGLQTVEDRRAFLRKTFSPERSKENEWLKDLNEDGSHDWRDLTVEKDEVWRLEDTDNDGIADISKRVVNDFFEEVTDVAGGLLVRAKEMFIGIAPDLWRLVDTNGDGVYDKKTSISHGYGVHIGFGGHGMSGVTEGPDGRIYWNIGDIGANITTADGKKFENPNSGIIARSNPDGSDFEIFAAGLRNTHEFVFDQYGNLISSDNDGDYPGESERLVHVVEGSDAGWRSNWQYGKYTDPKNNKFNVWMDEKLYKPRWEGQAAYIIPPIMNYHNGPTGMVYNPGTALGSEWKNKFFLVEFVGSPTRSHIWSFGLKPKGASFELDGEKDLVSGILPTGIKFGPDGALYVADWINGWDTKNYGRVWKLDVSKDKNDNEAIRQETKRLIQLDYAKQTDDVLYGLLSNVDMRIRQKAQFELVNRGNKGFAQFTKAINQNTNQLARIHAIWGIGQLARKDASFASPLIALLKDKDAEIIAQTAKILGDAKIPAIGSELVPLLQNNNPRVKFYAAEALGRIAYQDAVNPLIQLLEANNDEDVYLRHAAVLALSRIGKVEPVVALAKSPSKALRVAAVLVLRKMKNDNIAVFLNDKDEYIVTEAARAINDDLSIPNALPALAATLSETRFTSEPLLRRAINATLRVGTEKELDLLIKFSTRTDIKDDIKAEALATLGSWSNPSVLDRVDGRYRGKLERDGALVKTKIEPYIGKFLKETNPESLVAMAGLLSDLNITEFNTELATIYANTESNKVKIAILPALNKLNYAQIEAIIKKGMEDKDESVRTVALGLLNNNNVSAESLPAIVKTIFAKGGIKEQQQMLVVLGKLALDKTQAILGGLIDQLQEKQLSPSVSLELKEAVDASGSEALKAKIAAIKPSASPMEEYADALFGGNRNNGWNTFNYNSTAQCVRCHSLGGEGGSVGPNLSKIGSTLTREQLLQALIEPSARLSPGYGTVSLKLKDGQEVTGTLARENDHELVITTSDAEPLVIPVARIAKRENIPSSMPPMGSLLSKREIRDLVEFLANQK, encoded by the coding sequence ATGACTTTAAGAAAATTTCTTAAAAACAAATTACTCATGGCCTCCGCTTCTACCGTCTTGATTGTATCATGTGCGAAGCTCGGAAAAAAAGAACAAGCAATTATCATTAGAGAGGACGGCTCAAAAGCTAGTGTAAAAGCCAAAGAAATCCGTGAAAAAACGCCTATCAAATTGGCTGATGGCCTACAAATGCACCTTTGGGCATCTGATTCGCTTGCTCCTGACCCCGTAGCAATGTCGATAGACGACCAAGGAAGAGTATATTTGATTCGTACCAATCGCCAAAAAAACTCTGAATTTGATATTCGTGGTCACCGAGACTGGATGACTGAATCTATCGGTTTACAAACCGTAGAAGATAGACGTGCCTTTTTACGAAAAACATTTTCGCCCGAACGAAGCAAAGAAAATGAATGGCTCAAAGATCTGAACGAAGATGGTAGCCACGACTGGCGTGACCTTACTGTAGAAAAAGACGAAGTATGGCGTTTGGAAGATACCGACAACGATGGTATTGCGGATATTTCAAAACGAGTTGTCAATGACTTTTTTGAAGAAGTTACCGATGTAGCAGGGGGGCTTTTGGTTCGAGCTAAAGAAATGTTTATTGGTATTGCACCCGACCTTTGGCGTTTGGTAGACACCAACGGCGATGGCGTTTATGACAAAAAAACCTCCATTAGTCATGGATACGGTGTACACATTGGCTTTGGGGGGCACGGTATGTCGGGCGTTACCGAAGGCCCCGATGGACGTATTTACTGGAATATCGGCGATATTGGTGCTAATATTACGACGGCCGATGGCAAAAAATTTGAAAACCCAAATTCGGGTATTATTGCTCGTTCTAATCCAGACGGAAGTGATTTTGAAATTTTTGCAGCGGGTTTACGCAATACCCACGAGTTTGTATTTGACCAATATGGCAACCTTATTTCATCCGATAACGATGGCGACTACCCTGGCGAAAGCGAACGATTAGTTCACGTAGTAGAAGGCTCGGATGCTGGATGGCGTTCTAACTGGCAATACGGCAAATACACCGACCCAAAAAACAATAAGTTTAATGTTTGGATGGACGAAAAACTCTACAAACCTCGTTGGGAAGGACAAGCAGCCTATATTATCCCGCCTATTATGAACTACCACAATGGCCCAACTGGAATGGTATATAACCCTGGCACAGCCTTGGGGTCTGAATGGAAAAATAAATTTTTCTTGGTTGAGTTTGTGGGTAGCCCTACACGTTCTCATATTTGGTCGTTTGGGCTTAAACCCAAAGGTGCTTCGTTTGAACTTGATGGCGAAAAAGACCTCGTTAGCGGTATTTTACCAACAGGTATTAAATTTGGCCCAGACGGAGCATTGTATGTAGCCGACTGGATTAATGGCTGGGATACCAAAAATTATGGCCGTGTATGGAAACTTGACGTATCGAAAGATAAAAATGATAACGAAGCTATCAGACAAGAAACCAAGCGTTTGATTCAACTAGATTATGCCAAACAAACCGACGATGTTCTTTATGGTTTATTGTCGAATGTCGATATGCGTATTCGCCAAAAGGCTCAGTTTGAATTGGTTAATAGAGGAAACAAAGGCTTTGCTCAATTCACAAAAGCAATTAATCAGAATACCAATCAATTGGCTCGTATTCATGCTATTTGGGGCATAGGCCAGTTGGCTCGTAAAGATGCTTCTTTTGCATCACCGCTTATTGCTCTTTTGAAAGATAAAGACGCTGAGATTATCGCACAAACTGCCAAAATTTTGGGCGATGCCAAAATTCCTGCTATTGGAAGCGAACTAGTGCCTTTATTACAAAACAACAATCCACGAGTAAAATTCTATGCTGCCGAAGCCCTTGGCCGTATTGCTTACCAAGATGCCGTAAACCCTTTGATTCAGCTTTTAGAAGCCAACAACGACGAAGATGTTTATTTACGTCATGCGGCAGTTTTGGCGTTGTCTCGTATCGGCAAAGTTGAGCCTGTAGTAGCCCTTGCCAAAAGCCCTAGTAAGGCTCTTCGTGTAGCCGCAGTATTGGTATTACGAAAAATGAAAAACGACAATATCGCTGTTTTCTTGAATGATAAAGATGAATATATTGTCACAGAAGCAGCACGTGCAATCAACGACGACTTATCTATTCCGAATGCACTGCCAGCTTTGGCGGCTACTTTGAGCGAAACCCGATTTACTTCTGAACCATTGCTTCGCCGTGCTATCAATGCTACCTTGCGTGTAGGAACAGAAAAAGAGCTTGATTTATTGATTAAGTTTTCGACCCGTACCGACATCAAAGACGACATTAAGGCTGAAGCCTTAGCAACTTTAGGTTCGTGGTCAAATCCATCGGTTTTGGATAGAGTGGACGGACGTTATCGTGGTAAGCTAGAAAGAGACGGAGCATTGGTAAAAACAAAAATTGAGCCTTATATCGGTAAGTTCTTGAAAGAAACTAACCCCGAATCATTAGTAGCTATGGCTGGGTTATTATCGGATTTGAATATTACAGAATTTAATACCGAACTAGCCACTATTTATGCCAATACCGAAAGCAATAAAGTAAAAATAGCTATTTTACCAGCCTTGAATAAATTGAATTACGCCCAAATTGAGGCTATTATCAAAAAAGGTATGGAAGACAAAGACGAAAGCGTTAGAACTGTTGCCTTAGGCCTTTTGAATAATAACAACGTGTCGGCCGAAAGCCTTCCTGCTATTGTCAAAACTATTTTTGCCAAAGGTGGTATCAAAGAACAACAACAAATGTTGGTGGTATTGGGCAAGCTTGCTCTTGACAAAACTCAGGCTATTCTAGGAGGATTGATTGACCAATTACAAGAAAAACAGTTATCGCCAAGTGTTTCCTTAGAATTAAAAGAAGCCGTTGATGCGTCTGGTTCTGAAGCTTTAAAAGCCAAAATTGCAGCCATAAAACCGAGTGCTTCGCCAATGGAAGAATATGCTGATGCCTTATTTGGAGGAAATCGCAATAATGGTTGGAATACCTTCAATTACAATTCAACAGCACAATGTGTCCGTTGTCACTCATTGGGTGGTGAAGGTGGTTCGGTAGGGCCTAACTTATCTAAAATCGGAAGTACCCTAACGCGTGAGCAACTCCTACAAGCCCTTATTGAACCAAGTGCTAGGCTTTCGCCAGGCTACGGAACGGTTTCTTTAAAACTAAAAGATGGACAAGAAGTGACAGGTACATTAGCCCGAGAAAATGACCATGAATTGGTGATTACAACCTCCGATGCCGAACCTTTGGTGATTCCTGTGGCAAGGATTGCTAAAAGAGAAAATATTCCATCGAGTATGCCTCCAATGGGTTCTTTATTATCTAAAAGGGAAATTCGTGATTTGGTAGAGTTTTTGGCTAATCAAAAATAG